In Pseudomonadaceae bacterium SI-3, the sequence AAAGGCATCACAAACCTGCACATTCCGAGCGATGTGATCGTTGATGCGTCCATGCCCGCCATGATCCGCAACTCGGGTCAGATGTGGGGCAAAGACGGAAAGCAGAAAGACACCAAGGCGGTGATGCCAGAGAGCACCTATGCCCGCATCTATCAGGAGATGATCAACTTCTGTAAGACCAACGGTGCTTTCGATCCGGTAACCATGGGCAGCGTACCGAACGTCGGCCTGATGGCGCAGAAGGCCGAAGAGTACGGCTCCCATGACAAGACCTTCGAAATGCAAGCTGACGGCACCATGCGCGTCGTGTTGGCCGATGGCACCGTGCTGATGCAGCACGAAGTGGAGAAAGGTGACATCTGGCGCGCGTGCCAAACCAAGGACGCACCGATTCGCGACTGGGTCAAGCTGGCCGTTACCCGCGCGCGCCAATCGGGCACGCCGGCCATCTTCTGGCTTGACCCAGAGCGCGCGCACGATCGTGAACTGCAGAAGAAGGTTGAAGCCTATCTGCAGGAGCATGACCTGAGCGACTTGGATATTCGCATCATGGGCTACAACGAAGCCATCCGCGTGAGCATGGAGCGCTTGATTCGTGGCCAGGACACCATTTCCGTGACCGGCAACGTGCTGCGCGATTACCTGACCGACCTGTTCCCGATCATGGAACTCGGCACCTCGGCAAAGATGCTGTCGATCGTTCCCCTGATGGCAGGCGGTGGCATGTACGAGACCGGCGCCGGTGGGTCCGCACCCAAGCATGTCCAGCAGTTGATCGAAGAAAACCACCTCCGCTGGGACTCGCTCGGTGAGTTCCTGGCGTTGGCCGTGTCGCTGGAAGAGACGGGCATCAAGACCGACAACGTCAAAGCCAAACTGCTGGGCAGAACGCTGGATGCTGCAACCGGCAAGCTGCTCGACAACAACAAGTCGCCCTCTCGTCGTACCGGTGAGCTGGACAACCGCGGCAGCCACTTCTACCTGGCGCTGTACTGGGCGCAGGAGCTAGCAGCACAAACCGAAGATACTCAACTGCAGGCCCGTTTCGCGCCCCTGGCGAAGCAGCTACAAGACAACGAGCAAGCCATTCTCGCTGAACTGGCCGAGGTTCAGGGCAAGCCCGTGGAGATCGGCGGCTATTACCGCTCCAATCCTGAGCTGACCAGCAAAGCGATGCGTCCTAGCGCAACGTTCAACGCCGCGCTAGCCGCCCTGGCTTG encodes:
- a CDS encoding NADP-dependent isocitrate dehydrogenase, coding for MSTRSKIIYTFTDEAPALATYSLLPIVEAFAASADIAVETRDISLAGRILASFSDQLGADKAVEDDLAKLAELTNQPDANIIKLPNISASVPQLKAAIAELQALGYGIPNFPEDPQTEADKEVRARYGKVLGSAVNPVLREGNSDRRAPAAVKTFARKHPHSMGKWSKASQSHADYMRGGDFFSSEQSITMEAAGDVRIEFVGKDGKVEVKKQLALQEGEVLDGMFMSCNKLREFFEQTLQDCKETGVMWSLHVKATMMKISHPIVFGHAVSVYYKDVFDKYGELFKELGVNPNNGISSVYDKIKSLPDSQQEEILHDIHACYAERPEMAMVDSVKGITNLHIPSDVIVDASMPAMIRNSGQMWGKDGKQKDTKAVMPESTYARIYQEMINFCKTNGAFDPVTMGSVPNVGLMAQKAEEYGSHDKTFEMQADGTMRVVLADGTVLMQHEVEKGDIWRACQTKDAPIRDWVKLAVTRARQSGTPAIFWLDPERAHDRELQKKVEAYLQEHDLSDLDIRIMGYNEAIRVSMERLIRGQDTISVTGNVLRDYLTDLFPIMELGTSAKMLSIVPLMAGGGMYETGAGGSAPKHVQQLIEENHLRWDSLGEFLALAVSLEETGIKTDNVKAKLLGRTLDAATGKLLDNNKSPSRRTGELDNRGSHFYLALYWAQELAAQTEDTQLQARFAPLAKQLQDNEQAILAELAEVQGKPVEIGGYYRSNPELTSKAMRPSATFNAALAALA